One Microbacterium sp. W4I20 DNA window includes the following coding sequences:
- the rpsJ gene encoding 30S ribosomal protein S10, producing MAGQKIRIRLKSYDHEVIDSSARKIVDTVTRAGATVVGPVPLPTEKNVVCVIRSPHKYKDSREHFEMRTHKRLIDIVDPTPKAVDSLMRLDLPADVNIEIKL from the coding sequence ATGGCGGGACAGAAAATCCGCATTCGCCTGAAGTCGTATGACCACGAGGTCATCGACTCGTCGGCACGCAAGATCGTCGACACCGTGACCCGTGCGGGCGCGACCGTCGTCGGGCCCGTGCCGCTTCCGACCGAGAAGAACGTCGTGTGCGTCATCCGGTCGCCCCACAAGTACAAGGACAGCCGCGAGCACTTCGAGATGCGCACCCACAAGCGCCTCATCGACATCGTCGACCCGACGCCCAAGGCCGTCGACTCGCTGATGCGCCTCGACCTTCCTGCCGATGTCAACATCGAGATCAAGCTCTGA
- the rplW gene encoding 50S ribosomal protein L23: protein MSEQASVLQTALNKDPRDIILKPVVSEKSYGLIDEGKYTFLVDPRASKTEIKLAIEKIFGVKVAGVNTLNRVGKARRTRFGTGKRKDTKRAIVTLKSGTIDIFTAIG from the coding sequence ATGAGCGAGCAGGCATCTGTTCTCCAGACGGCCCTGAACAAGGACCCGCGCGACATCATCCTGAAGCCGGTCGTGTCCGAGAAGAGCTACGGACTCATCGACGAAGGCAAGTACACCTTCCTCGTCGACCCGCGCGCTTCGAAGACCGAGATCAAGCTCGCCATCGAGAAGATCTTCGGCGTCAAGGTCGCGGGGGTCAACACCCTCAACCGCGTCGGCAAGGCTCGCCGCACCCGCTTCGGCACCGGCAAGCGCAAGGACACCAAGCGCGCCATCGTCACCCTGAAGTCGGGCACCATCGACATCTTCACGGCAATCGGCTGA
- the rpsS gene encoding 30S ribosomal protein S19, translating into MPRSLKKGPFVDDHLLRKVVVQNEAGTKNVIKTWSRRSMIIPAMLGHTIAVHDGRKHIPVFVSETMVGHKLGEFAPTRTFRGHEKDDKKGRRR; encoded by the coding sequence ATGCCTCGCAGTCTTAAGAAGGGCCCCTTCGTCGACGATCACCTGCTTCGCAAGGTGGTCGTGCAGAACGAAGCCGGTACCAAGAACGTCATCAAGACCTGGTCTCGCCGGTCCATGATCATCCCGGCCATGCTGGGTCACACGATCGCGGTCCACGACGGACGCAAGCACATTCCTGTGTTCGTGTCCGAGACCATGGTCGGTCACAAGCTGGGCGAGTTCGCGCCCACCCGCACCTTCCGCGGCCACGAGAAGGACGACAAGAAGGGGCGGCGCCGCTAA
- the rplB gene encoding 50S ribosomal protein L2, which produces MAIRKYKPTTPGRRGSSVADFAEITRSTPEKSLLRPLSKTGGRNNQGRITTRHIGGGHKRQYRVIDFRRNDKDGVDARVAHIEYDPNRTARIALLHYFDGEKRYILAPAKLKQGDVVESGAGADIKPGNNLPLKNIPTGTVIHAIELRPGGGAKMARSAGASVRLVAKDGNYAQLRLPSGEIRNVDARCRATIGEVGNAEQSNINWGKAGRMRWKGVRPTVRGVAMNPVDHPHGGGEGKTSGGRHPVTPWGQAEGRTRHANKESDKYIVRRRNAGKKRK; this is translated from the coding sequence ATGGCTATTCGCAAGTACAAGCCCACGACCCCGGGCCGTCGCGGCTCGTCGGTGGCTGACTTCGCCGAGATCACTCGATCGACGCCGGAGAAGTCGCTGCTGCGCCCGCTCTCGAAGACCGGTGGTCGCAACAACCAGGGCCGCATCACGACCCGTCACATCGGTGGTGGCCACAAGCGCCAGTACCGCGTCATCGACTTCCGTCGCAATGACAAGGACGGCGTGGACGCCCGTGTCGCTCACATCGAGTACGACCCCAACCGCACCGCGCGCATCGCGCTGCTGCACTACTTCGACGGCGAGAAGCGCTACATCCTCGCGCCGGCGAAGCTGAAGCAGGGCGACGTCGTCGAGTCGGGTGCCGGGGCGGACATCAAGCCGGGCAACAACCTCCCGCTGAAGAACATCCCCACGGGTACCGTCATCCACGCGATCGAGCTCCGCCCCGGTGGCGGCGCGAAGATGGCTCGTTCGGCGGGCGCCTCCGTGCGTCTCGTCGCGAAGGACGGCAACTACGCCCAGCTGCGTCTGCCCTCGGGTGAGATCCGCAACGTCGATGCGCGCTGCCGCGCGACCATCGGTGAGGTCGGAAACGCCGAGCAGTCGAACATCAACTGGGGCAAGGCCGGCCGCATGCGCTGGAAGGGCGTCCGCCCGACCGTGCGTGGTGTCGCCATGAACCCGGTCGACCACCCGCACGGTGGTGGTGAGGGCAAGACGTCCGGTGGACGTCACCCCGTCACCCCCTGGGGCCAGGCTGAGGGTCGTACCCGTCACGCCAACAAGGAAAGCGACAAGTACATCGTGCGTCGTCGTAACGCCGGCAAGAAGCGTAAGTAG
- the rplV gene encoding 50S ribosomal protein L22, with amino-acid sequence MVESIARVRHIRVTPQKARRVVALIKGKQAQEALAILKFAQQSASEPIYKLVASAMANAQVKADRDGEFLDEQDLYVANAYVDEGTTLKRFQPRAQGRAFQIKKRTSHITVVLSTPEAAPAATGDSKKKASK; translated from the coding sequence ATGGTCGAATCGATCGCACGCGTGCGACACATCCGCGTGACCCCTCAGAAGGCTCGTCGTGTCGTCGCGCTCATCAAGGGCAAGCAGGCCCAGGAGGCTCTCGCGATCCTGAAGTTCGCGCAGCAGAGCGCCAGTGAGCCGATCTACAAGCTTGTCGCGTCGGCCATGGCCAACGCGCAGGTCAAGGCGGATCGCGACGGCGAGTTCCTCGACGAGCAGGACCTGTACGTGGCTAACGCCTACGTCGACGAGGGCACGACGCTCAAGCGTTTCCAGCCCCGTGCACAGGGTCGCGCTTTCCAGATCAAGAAGCGCACGAGCCACATCACGGTCGTGCTCTCGACGCCTGAGGCGGCTCCGGCCGCTACGGGCGACAGCAAGAAGAAGGCGAGCAAGTAA
- the rplC gene encoding 50S ribosomal protein L3, translated as MVDINSKISKGMLGTKLGMTQVWNESGKLIPVTVIELAPNVVTQVRTPEKDGYNAVQIAYGQIDPRKVNQPLTAHFEAAGVTPRRHVTEIRTADAADYSLGQELTVDGTFEAGQLVDVVGTSKGKGFAGVMKRHNFKGVSASHGSHRNHRKPGSIGASSTPSRVFKGMRMAGRMGGERVTVLNLTVHAIDIEKGLLLVKGAVPGARGRIVYVRNAVKGA; from the coding sequence ATGGTTGACATCAACTCCAAGATCTCCAAGGGAATGCTGGGCACGAAGCTCGGTATGACCCAGGTGTGGAACGAGAGCGGCAAGCTCATTCCCGTCACCGTCATCGAACTCGCACCCAACGTGGTCACGCAGGTCCGCACCCCCGAGAAGGACGGCTACAACGCCGTTCAGATCGCGTACGGCCAGATCGACCCGCGCAAGGTGAACCAGCCCCTCACGGCTCACTTCGAGGCAGCCGGCGTCACGCCGCGTCGCCACGTCACCGAGATCCGTACGGCTGACGCTGCTGACTACTCACTCGGTCAGGAGCTCACGGTCGACGGCACGTTCGAAGCCGGCCAGCTCGTCGACGTCGTCGGCACGAGCAAGGGCAAGGGCTTCGCCGGTGTCATGAAGCGTCACAACTTCAAGGGCGTCTCGGCATCGCACGGTTCGCACCGCAACCACCGCAAGCCCGGCTCCATCGGCGCATCGTCGACCCCGAGCCGCGTCTTCAAGGGCATGCGCATGGCCGGCCGTATGGGTGGCGAGCGCGTGACCGTCCTCAACCTCACGGTGCACGCCATCGACATCGAGAAGGGTCTGCTGCTCGTCAAGGGCGCCGTCCCCGGTGCTCGTGGCCGCATCGTCTACGTCCGCAACGCAGTGAAGGGTGCCTGA
- the rplD gene encoding 50S ribosomal protein L4 yields MADSTLALDVLKADGKKAGSIELPAALFDVKTNIPLIHQVVVAQLAAARQGTHSTKRRGEVSGAGRKPFKQKGTGNARQGSIRAPHMTGGGIVHGPKPRDYSQRTPKKMIAAALLGALSDRFRGDRIHAIESFGIDGAPSTKTAVSFLTNVVSSKNVLVVIERDDDVTLKSIRNLSNLHVLTFDQLNAYDVLVSDDIVFTQAALEGFVAWKTGANQEVSA; encoded by the coding sequence ATGGCTGACTCCACTCTCGCGCTCGACGTCCTCAAGGCAGACGGCAAGAAGGCAGGCTCCATCGAGCTTCCCGCCGCTCTGTTCGACGTCAAGACGAACATTCCGCTCATCCACCAGGTCGTGGTCGCGCAGCTCGCTGCGGCCCGTCAGGGAACCCACTCGACCAAGCGTCGCGGTGAGGTCTCCGGTGCCGGCCGCAAGCCCTTCAAGCAGAAGGGCACGGGTAACGCCCGTCAGGGCTCGATCCGCGCGCCGCACATGACCGGCGGTGGCATCGTCCACGGCCCGAAGCCGCGCGACTACTCGCAGCGCACGCCCAAGAAGATGATCGCTGCCGCCCTCCTGGGTGCGCTGAGCGACCGCTTCCGCGGCGACCGCATCCACGCCATCGAGTCCTTCGGGATCGACGGTGCGCCTTCGACCAAGACCGCGGTGAGCTTCCTCACCAACGTCGTGTCGTCGAAGAACGTGCTCGTCGTGATCGAGCGCGACGACGACGTGACGCTGAAGAGCATCCGCAACCTGTCGAACCTGCACGTGCTGACGTTCGACCAGCTCAACGCCTACGACGTGCTCGTCTCCGACGACATCGTCTTCACCCAGGCCGCTCTCGAGGGCTTCGTCGCCTGGAAGACCGGCGCCAACCAGGAGGTCTCCGCATGA